Genomic segment of Runella rosea:
TTACCAGAAGCCGACATTCAGGCAATTATGTCTTTTATTCATTCTAAACGAAAAACCGAAACAGCTACCACTGTTTCGAATCATTTTGGAACGCCAGTGGCCAATCCAGTTCCGAAAAAAATAGAAAAATCAGGATTACGCTTAAAATTAGATTATCTCGCTACCGCCCCCCAGACAGCGGCAAAATTGCCCTTGGCTAGAATCAATAAAATGTTAAAATTACCTGGTGCAAAAGACCGTTTGTTTATCGTGGATTTGCGGGGGAAACTCTACGAGATGATTGAAAATCAACTCGTAGAGTTTATGGATATGACTAAGGAAATTCCTGGCTTTATCCACGCTCCAGGATTGGCCACTGGATTTGGGAACTTTGCTTTTCACCCTGATTTCTACCGTAATGGACTTTTTTACACCACTCATACCGAAAAAGGTAAAGCTGCTACGCCCGACTTTGGCTACGCCGACTCCATAAAAGTAACCTTACAATGGGTACTCCGAGAATGGAAAATGGAAAATCCTAATGCCAATTCTTTTTCGGGTAAGGGGCGTGAGCTGATGCGGGTCAATATGGTTTCACCCATCCACGGAGTACAAGAAATTACGTTCAATCCTCTAGCCAAAGCAGGGAGTGCTGACTACGGTTTGTTGTACATTGGAGTAGGGGATGGGGGCGCTACGGAAAATGGTTTCGCTTTTTTATGCAATGATAAAACGCACGTTTGGAGCTCCGTATTACGCATCAATCCATTAGGAAAAAATAGTAAAAACGGGCGTTACGGAATTCCTTCGTCAAATCCATTTATCAAAGTGAAAGGCGCGGTTGGTGAAGTGTATTGTCGTGGTTTTAGAAATCCAAACCGCATCATTTGGACGCCAGATGGTAAAATGTTGATTACCGATATTGGTCAGACGCAAATTGAAGAAGTCAATATTGGCAAGCCGGGAGCCGATTATGGATGGCCCGAGCGGGAAGGTACTTTTGTGATGAATGCACGTGGAAAAATGAACTTAGTGTATCAATTACCCAAGAATGAGTCTACAACCAAGTATACCTATCCAGTGGCTCAATATGACCACGACGAAGGCAATGCCATTTCAGGAGGATTTGTGTATGCTTCAAACAGCATTCCGTCGCTTAAAGGCAAGTATATTTTCGGGGATATTGTCAATGGTCGCATTTTTTACGTGGAAAATAACCAATTCCGCCTTGGAAAGCAGGCCGATATTCAGGAATTAGAGCTTATGCTGGAGGATAAACTGACAACTTTACGTGAACTCACAGGCCACGCCAAAACCGACACTCGATTGGGAGAGGGGCTAAACGGTGAATTGTATATTTTCACAAAAACAGACGGGAAAATTTACAAAGTCAGCGCTTGTATGGTAAATGAATAACTGTTTTGCAGAAATGACCCATTAAATGATATTTTACATTAAACTTGATTGTTATGAACACCGCAAAGATTCGCAGCCTTGCAAAAATGATTGACCACTCGCTGCTGCATCCAACCCTGACGGATGCAGAACTACTGGAAGGTTGTAAACTGGCCCTAAAATACGATGTTGCCTCCGTATGTATCAAGCCTTATGCGGTCAAAATGGCCACCGAGCTACTGGCTGGTACCGATGTTTTGGTGGGTACAGTGATTGGTTTTCCTCACGGGAATAGTACCGTAGGGGTAAAAGTCGCCGAAACCGTTCAGGCCTGCAAGGATGGTGCCGTTGAAATTGATATGGTGGTCAACATCGGCAAGGTATTAGCCAATGATTGGACTTATGTGCAGGAAGAAATACAGGCCGTTAAAACGGCTTGCAAGCAGCACGGGGCCATTCTGAAGGTGATTTTTGAAAATGATTTCTTGCCCGAAGATTCCTTTAAAATCAAACTTTGTGAAATTTGCACGGAGGTCGGGGCTGAATTTGTGAAGACCTCAACGGGCTACGGTTTTGTGAAGGGCAGCGACGGAAAGTACAGCTACGAAGGCGCTACGGAGCATGACCTTCGACTGATGCTCGACCACGTGGGGCCTGGGGTTTTGGTCAAAGCTGCGGGTGGGGTGCGTACCCTTGACGGGCTTCTGAAAGTGCAGGAAATGGGCGTTGCGCGTTTGGGCGCCAGCGCCACAGCGGCCATTATGGAGGATGCTTATCGTCGTTTTGGCCAGATTGATGCTAATGCCCCCACAGGGCCTATTGCCGAAAGTAAAGGGTATTGAGTAATAATGCTGTTTTGCAGGTAAATTTGACGAATCGAAATCTTCCATTAAAAATTATAACCAGTCACTTTTTTCATGAAATCTACTTACGTCTTTTTAGTCCTTTTGACCACGCTGGGGTGGGGAAATGCCCACGCGCAATCCAAAAAAGAAAAAGGCCCCAAAATCATCAGAACCTTGATTGTTGACGGGCAAAATAACCACGAACAGTGGCCCAAAATAACGTACATGATGAAAGATTACTTGGAAGAAACGGGTAAATTTTCGGTGGATGTACAACGTACTTATTACACTTGGAACGGCGGTGACCTCGTGGATAAGTACAAAATCAAAGGACTTCCCGCCACCAAAGCAATGGCAAATGCCAAAATGGATTCCGCTTTTCATCCCGATTTTTCTAAATATGATTTAGTGGTTTGTAATTTTGGTTGGAATGCCGCTCCTTGGTCGGACGAAACGCAGGCCGATTTTGAGAAATTTATGAACAATGGCGGCGGTTTAGTGGTCGTCCATGCGGCCGACAATTCGTTTCCGAAGTGGCCTGCCTACAACCGAATGATAGGTATAGGAGGCTGGGGAGACCGTAGCGAAAAAGACGGCCCTTTTGTTTATTACGATGAAAACGGAAAGTTGGTCAAGGATATGCAGGCTGGCAAAGCAGGCTCACACGGGGCACAAAAGGAGTTTTTAATCACCATCAGAAACTCCAAACACCCGATTACGAAAGGAATGCCGCTCAAATGGATGCACACCAAAGACGAAATGTATGACCGCCTGCGCGGGCCAGCCGAAGATATGGAAGTATTGGCCACGGCTTTTTCACCCAAAGATAATCGTGGAACCGACCGCCACGAACCCATGCTGATGACCATCAAATACGGTAAGGGGCGCGTTTTTCATACGCCGCTCGGACACGTTGATTATTCAGTCGAATGCGTCGGTTTCATCACGTGCCTTCAACGCGGTGCTCAGTGGGCCGCTACGGGAAAGGTTGATATTCCTATTCCAAGGGATTTCCCAACTGAAAACGCCACGAGTCAACGCAAGTTTGTTGATTAAACAAATCAGAATGAGGAACAATTAATCCATAAAGACGGATAGAAATAGAAGTTCGAAGTACTTTTGGGATAAGAATTCACACGCTATTCATTTGTACTTTCCCAAACGTAATGAGAAAACTTCTTTTTGTACTATGTTCGGTATTTTTTGCTACACTCACCATTGCACAAACCGAACCTTTGGTCAATTCCGTTGAGGCAACCTATCGTGCAGGGTTGCCTCATTTTTTTGATAAAATACAGAAAGGTCAATCCGTAAAAGTGGCTTATTTGGGTGGTAGCATTACCCGGGCCGATCATGGATGGCGCACTAAAACATTCCAATGGTTGCAAAGCAACTATCCCCAAGCGCAATTTGTGGAAATCATGGCCGCCATCGGTGGGACAGGCTCAGATTTTGGCGCGTATCGCTTGCAAAACCACGTTCTTCAACACACGCCAGATTTAGTTTTTGTGGAATTTGCCGTCAACGACAATGGAAAATCTGCGCAGGATGTGAAAGAATCAATGGAAGGAATTGTCCGTCAAATATGGCAACAAAACCGTTCGACTGACATTTGTTTTGTGTACACTTTCTCCCGTCCGCAGTTAGATTTTTATCAGCGGGGTACATTCCCCGTTTCTGCGTCGGCGATGGAAGTCATCGCCGATTATTACCAAATCCCCTCAATTTCAATGGCTTTTCCTGCGGTGAACTTAATCACTGAGGGTAAAATGGTGCTTCAAGGCCAGGCTGGTTCTACCACTGATCCCATGGTTTTTTCGGCAGATGGAGTGCATCCTTTTCCTGAAACAGGGCATAAAGTATACGCAGAAACCGTAAAAAAACACCTAATTCATCTTCAACTGGTTGGAAAAAAAGGCAAACACGCGTTGAAAAAGGCATTAATGCCTAATAATTTAGAAAAAGCAAGCCTTTTGGCGCTGGATAAAATCGAAAAAAGTTCGGGTTGGCCACGTGTCGATTCAGTCGTGGTGGGAAAAGCTTACGCCTCGCTTCTGACCTCCGTTATTGCTTCTGATGACACTTCGGAGTACATCAAGGTACGTTTTAAGGGAACAAGTTTTGGAATCGTGGATGTGATAGGGCCGAGTAGTGGGCAAATTAGAGTATATATTGACAATGAGCCGCCTCGTTACATCAATCGTTTTGATGAGTATGCGACCTACTACCGGATGAATTATACCATTATTAACGGTTTAAAAGAGGGAAATCATGAGGTAACCATAAAAGTTTCCCCTGAAAAGCTTGATAAAGCGTTGATTTTGCAAAAACGCAATAACAAAATAAACAACCCTAAGTTATACGAGAAACAGTTTTTATACTTAGGCGGGATTTTGGTAAAATAATAAAACCTTTTAGTTATGACTATTAGGTATATTATTTTTAGAATTCATATTTTGATAATATAACTGTTCGTACTTTCGCGACAACATAATTTTACTTCACTCAAATAAAACCTTCTAAAAAACCATTTATGATTCCACTTTTACTACCCCAAACCCATTTTCATTCTTTAAATCCCGTGCGTTGGCTTCAGCGTTTAGGCTCTTTTTGCCTTTTAGCCCTGTTGTTAACGGTTTCAACGGTAGCTCGGTCGCAGGCGCCCACGGAGTTGTTTATTTCTGAGTACATTGAAGGAAGCAGCAATAACAAAGCCATCGAAATCTACAACGGCACGGGCAGTGCCATCAATTTAGCGACTGGCGGGTACAATATTCAGATGTATTTTAACGGTAATTCTGCTTCGACATTAACCATTAATTTAACGGGTACGGTCGCTAGTAATGATGTTTTTGTTATTGCTAATTCATCGGCAAATGCAACCATACTGGCCCAAGCTGATCAAACCAATGGCTCTGGATGGTTCAATGGTGATGATGTGGTTGTGCTTCGCAAAGGCACTACAATTATTGACGTAATCGGACAAATAGGCTTTGACCCTGGTACCGAATGGGGGACAGGACTGACCTCCACCGCCGATAATACCATTCGTCGTAAAGCATCCATTTGTGGGGGCGATGTAAACGGAAGTAATGCGTTTGATCCTGCTACCGAATGGGATGGCTTTGCCAATGATACATTTGATGGGTTAGGTACGCACTCCGCCACCTGCGGCCCTGTGACTCCTACACTCAACATCAATGATGTTTCTAAAGTGGAAGGCAATACTAACACCACTACTTATGCATTTACGGTAAGTTTGAGTGCACCTGCGGGGCCAGGTGGTGTCACGTTTGATATTGCGACCGCCGATAATACCGCTAGTTCGAGCAGTGATTATGTAACAAAATCATTGACTGGACAAACCATCCCTCAAGGTTCAAATAGTTATAGTTTTGAAGTGGTAGTAAATGGCGACGAAACCACCGAGCCAAACGAAACTTTTTTTGTCAATGTAACCAACGTAACTGGTGCAACTGCGGGTGATACACAAGGGCTGGGAACTATCCAAAATGATGATATCGCGGTTTCCAAAATACACGAAATTCAAGGAAGTGGCGCAACGACGCCTTTTGCGGGTACAACCGTGGCGATTGAAGGTATTGTAACGCGTACTTTCCTTGGTTCAACGCGCCTGAACGGTTTTTATGTACAGGAAGAAGATGCCGATACCGACGGCAATCCAGCCACGTCGGAAGGGATTTTTGTTTTTGACCCTGCCCAACTTTTCAGCGGTAACATCGGCGACAAAGTAAAAGTAACAGGTAAAGCGGCAGAATTTACCTCAAGTGGCAGCAGCTTAACCCAATTGAATGAATTGGTGAGTGTACAAAATATGGGTGGAGCTGCTTTACCCGCCATCACCAATGTACAATTACCTGTATCAAATGTGAGCGACCTAGAGCGCTACGAAGGGATGCTCGTCGAGGTGAGCGCCGCCACGGGAAATCTTACCGTGACAGAACTGTTTCAGTTAGGCCGTTTTGGACAACTGGTACTCTCAGCAAACGGTGACAGCAACCAACCTGGCACTGATGCTCGTTTGGATCAATACACGCAGTTTAATACGCCAAGCGTATCAGGTTATTCAGACTATCTGGCTCAGATTGCTAAAAGAAGGATTTATTTGGATGATGGAGTGGGTTCGCAAAACCCTGACCCCATTATTTTTGGAAGAGGTGGTAATCCCCTTAGCGCTTCCAATACCCTTCGTACTGGCGACGAGGCCGTGAGTGTTGTGGGTGTGTTAGACCATCGTTTTGAAGGTTACCGAATCCAGACCTTGACCAGCCCTAATTTCATGGCAACCAATGCCCGCCCAGCTACGCCGCCCGCTCTTGGTGGAACGTTGAAAGTAGCAAGCTTCAATGTGCTCAACTATTTCAACGGAAACGGTTCGGGCGGTGGATTTCCTACTTCGCGGGGGGCGGATAATGTCGCCGAATTTGATCGTCAAAGGGCTAAAATTCTGAACGCAATCATTGCTTCAGGAGCCGATGTAGTTGGTTTGATGGAAATTGAAAATGACGGTTTTGGAGCCACGAGCGCTATTCAAGATTTAGTGAATGGATTAAACGGCATTGCGGGTGCGGGCACCTATAGTTTTATCAATTCAGGTAATATTTCGACCGACGAAATAACGGTTGCCATGATTTATAAACCAGCCGCCGTCAGTCCCGTTGGCGATTCGAAAGCCATTCCTTTTGATTTCGGCACAGGCTCGTTTACGGTGGTAGGAAGACGTTCATTAGCTCAAACATTCCAACAGGTTTCGACGGGTGAAGCGTTTACGGCCGTAGTAAACCATTTAAAATCAAAAGGTAGCAGCTCGGGTGGTGCGGGAGATGCTGATTCTGGCGATGGGCAAGGCTTCTCTAACGGGACACGTACCCGTCAGGCGCAGGATGTAGCCGCATGGTTGTTAACAAACCCAACGGGCACGACTGACCCTGATTACCTCATTTTGGGCGATTTGAATGCGTACGCTAAAGAAGACCCATTGACGGCTTTTGCAAATGCTGGTTTCGGAAACCTGCTTCCTTTGACGTCGTATTCATACGTTTTTGACGGTCAACTTGGTTCGCTTGACCACGCGCTAGGAAGTGCTACTTTGGCATTACAGAAAACAGGTGCCGAAAAATGGCACATCAACGCCGACGAGCCAACCGTTTTAGACTATAACACAGAATTTAAAACTTCAGGCCTTGTTTCTTCATTGTACAGCACTGAGCCTTATCGGTCTTCCGACCATGATCCAGTTTTGGTTGGACTGAATTTATGTACTACGCCCACAATCAGTAACGTAGTTGTAACCCAACCTACTTGTTTGAGTGCTACTGGCAGTGTTGTAATTACCGCCACTGGTACAGGTACATTGGAGTACAATTTGAATAATATAGGTTGGCAGGAATCGAATACTTTCAGCGGCTTGACTTCGGGAAATTACATCCTCGTGGTGCGCTCGAAAGCCAATACATCTTGTTCCACAACCTATGCAAGCAACCCCGTTGTGGTTAATGCCGCTCCGCTTGTCCCTTCAGTATTCAACGTTTCAGGTGGTGGTGGTAAATGCAGTGGCAACAATGGAAACGGTGTTGTGCCATCATTTACTATTACGTTGAGTGGTTCACAAACCAACGTAAATTATCAACTCCTTCGCAATGGTTCTCCCGTGGGTAGCGCGGTAGCGGGCACGGGTAGCTCGTTGACATTTACGCAGACCGAGCAGGGTGCTTATACGGTTTCGGCGACTTCAACGACTGGTTGTACATCAGCCATGACAGGAGAAGCCATTATTTACACCAACAGTCGCCCCGATAAATTTAAGGTGTCGGGTGGTGGAAATTACTGCGTTGGTAGTGCCGGTGTGGAAGTGGGTATGGAGGATTCTGAAGCAGGCGTTAATTATCTGCTGAAAAAGAATAATGTAAGTACGGGAATTTTGGTTGCAGGAACAGGCAGCGCAATTAGTTTTGGATTGCAGCCTGCGGGCACTTACACGGTAGATGCCATCAACGCCGCCACGGGTTGTGACGCTAACATGAACGGCTCAGCGGTTGTTTTGGCCAAAAATTGTAACGGAAGAGTAGGAGCGGAAACCTTCGATTCTGATGATTCCTCTGACGAAAATGTGTGGGCGGCAATTGCGCCTAACCCTGTGATTGGAAGAGAGTTTACACTTTTGGTGAAAGGAATGGCGGGTAAAACCGTAGAGTGGCAATTGCTGAATGTGCAGGGAACTGTGGCTATATCAAGCCGATTTGTGAGTGGTAGTAACGCCCATCGTCAAACCCTTGCTGTGCCTCAATTAGCGGCTGGTTCGTATTTGCTAAACGTTCAGTCAAGCGGTAAAAGTCTAACATTGAAAGTGATGAAAGCAGAATAACTTTTCATCCATTAAACGCAAAAAAAAGACAGCGAGTCTGGTGCACATTTTTGGCACCGACTCGCTGTCTTTTTTAAGTAAATTCTTTGGAAATTAATTCGGTAATTTATCCCTAAAATACCCATAAGCCCAGGTGCCTGCCACGGCACTTAGCAACGTGACAATCACAGCCATATAACCACTGCCGATTTGGGCAAATAAAGGCCCAGGACAAGCGCCTGTAATGGCCCAGCCTAGACCAAAAATAAGGCCGCCATAGATTTGCCCTCGCTGAAATTTCTTGGGGTGAAACTGAACGGTTTCGCCAGATAATGTCTTGATATTGAATTTTTTAATCAAAAATACAGAAATCATTCCGACCACTACTGCGCTTCCAATAACGCCATACATGTGGAAACTTTGCAGGCGGAACATCTCCTGAATACGGAACCAAGAAATGATTTCGGCTTTGACAAAAACAATCCCGAAAAGAACCCCAACAATCAGGTATTTGATATTACTGACCCAACTTTCGGGTTGCGCCATGTCATTAGGAGCTTCACAGGCGAAGGGCTGTTCATCTTGCTCAATGGGTGGAGAAACTTGCTGAAAACTCATTGTTATATTTTTTAGTGTTTTGTGTTTCAATTAAAATAATTTGAAAATAAAGGGCATTAATAAGTGAGTCATGGTAAAACCGCCCACCATAAAACAGCAGGTTGCGATGAGAGATGGAACCTGGAGGTTTGACAAACCCATGATGGCGTGCCCAGACGTACAGCCACCTGCATAGCGCGTACCAAATCCAACCATAAAACCACCCAATACGAAGAAAATAAATCCTTTAAGCGAAAATAGCGCCTCCATGCTAAACAAATCGGCGGGCATCAATCCCGAAAAATCCTGAATTCCTAA
This window contains:
- a CDS encoding PQQ-dependent sugar dehydrogenase, with the protein product MKIINPKAFISSVYPTKVLFFISIFSALSGVICYAGENKTTSKTSQKRLVEDEYSTDKKTIAKGQALFENNCSACHNFLQKGIGPELSAVTTVVPSDWLKKFIQNAPEMISSGDARASMLFDEYKQVMPSFTTLPEADIQAIMSFIHSKRKTETATTVSNHFGTPVANPVPKKIEKSGLRLKLDYLATAPQTAAKLPLARINKMLKLPGAKDRLFIVDLRGKLYEMIENQLVEFMDMTKEIPGFIHAPGLATGFGNFAFHPDFYRNGLFYTTHTEKGKAATPDFGYADSIKVTLQWVLREWKMENPNANSFSGKGRELMRVNMVSPIHGVQEITFNPLAKAGSADYGLLYIGVGDGGATENGFAFLCNDKTHVWSSVLRINPLGKNSKNGRYGIPSSNPFIKVKGAVGEVYCRGFRNPNRIIWTPDGKMLITDIGQTQIEEVNIGKPGADYGWPEREGTFVMNARGKMNLVYQLPKNESTTKYTYPVAQYDHDEGNAISGGFVYASNSIPSLKGKYIFGDIVNGRIFYVENNQFRLGKQADIQELELMLEDKLTTLRELTGHAKTDTRLGEGLNGELYIFTKTDGKIYKVSACMVNE
- the deoC gene encoding deoxyribose-phosphate aldolase, with protein sequence MNTAKIRSLAKMIDHSLLHPTLTDAELLEGCKLALKYDVASVCIKPYAVKMATELLAGTDVLVGTVIGFPHGNSTVGVKVAETVQACKDGAVEIDMVVNIGKVLANDWTYVQEEIQAVKTACKQHGAILKVIFENDFLPEDSFKIKLCEICTEVGAEFVKTSTGYGFVKGSDGKYSYEGATEHDLRLMLDHVGPGVLVKAAGGVRTLDGLLKVQEMGVARLGASATAAIMEDAYRRFGQIDANAPTGPIAESKGY
- a CDS encoding ThuA domain-containing protein, which translates into the protein MKSTYVFLVLLTTLGWGNAHAQSKKEKGPKIIRTLIVDGQNNHEQWPKITYMMKDYLEETGKFSVDVQRTYYTWNGGDLVDKYKIKGLPATKAMANAKMDSAFHPDFSKYDLVVCNFGWNAAPWSDETQADFEKFMNNGGGLVVVHAADNSFPKWPAYNRMIGIGGWGDRSEKDGPFVYYDENGKLVKDMQAGKAGSHGAQKEFLITIRNSKHPITKGMPLKWMHTKDEMYDRLRGPAEDMEVLATAFSPKDNRGTDRHEPMLMTIKYGKGRVFHTPLGHVDYSVECVGFITCLQRGAQWAATGKVDIPIPRDFPTENATSQRKFVD
- a CDS encoding SGNH/GDSL hydrolase family protein, whose product is MRKLLFVLCSVFFATLTIAQTEPLVNSVEATYRAGLPHFFDKIQKGQSVKVAYLGGSITRADHGWRTKTFQWLQSNYPQAQFVEIMAAIGGTGSDFGAYRLQNHVLQHTPDLVFVEFAVNDNGKSAQDVKESMEGIVRQIWQQNRSTDICFVYTFSRPQLDFYQRGTFPVSASAMEVIADYYQIPSISMAFPAVNLITEGKMVLQGQAGSTTDPMVFSADGVHPFPETGHKVYAETVKKHLIHLQLVGKKGKHALKKALMPNNLEKASLLALDKIEKSSGWPRVDSVVVGKAYASLLTSVIASDDTSEYIKVRFKGTSFGIVDVIGPSSGQIRVYIDNEPPRYINRFDEYATYYRMNYTIINGLKEGNHEVTIKVSPEKLDKALILQKRNNKINNPKLYEKQFLYLGGILVK
- a CDS encoding ExeM/NucH family extracellular endonuclease, yielding MIPLLLPQTHFHSLNPVRWLQRLGSFCLLALLLTVSTVARSQAPTELFISEYIEGSSNNKAIEIYNGTGSAINLATGGYNIQMYFNGNSASTLTINLTGTVASNDVFVIANSSANATILAQADQTNGSGWFNGDDVVVLRKGTTIIDVIGQIGFDPGTEWGTGLTSTADNTIRRKASICGGDVNGSNAFDPATEWDGFANDTFDGLGTHSATCGPVTPTLNINDVSKVEGNTNTTTYAFTVSLSAPAGPGGVTFDIATADNTASSSSDYVTKSLTGQTIPQGSNSYSFEVVVNGDETTEPNETFFVNVTNVTGATAGDTQGLGTIQNDDIAVSKIHEIQGSGATTPFAGTTVAIEGIVTRTFLGSTRLNGFYVQEEDADTDGNPATSEGIFVFDPAQLFSGNIGDKVKVTGKAAEFTSSGSSLTQLNELVSVQNMGGAALPAITNVQLPVSNVSDLERYEGMLVEVSAATGNLTVTELFQLGRFGQLVLSANGDSNQPGTDARLDQYTQFNTPSVSGYSDYLAQIAKRRIYLDDGVGSQNPDPIIFGRGGNPLSASNTLRTGDEAVSVVGVLDHRFEGYRIQTLTSPNFMATNARPATPPALGGTLKVASFNVLNYFNGNGSGGGFPTSRGADNVAEFDRQRAKILNAIIASGADVVGLMEIENDGFGATSAIQDLVNGLNGIAGAGTYSFINSGNISTDEITVAMIYKPAAVSPVGDSKAIPFDFGTGSFTVVGRRSLAQTFQQVSTGEAFTAVVNHLKSKGSSSGGAGDADSGDGQGFSNGTRTRQAQDVAAWLLTNPTGTTDPDYLILGDLNAYAKEDPLTAFANAGFGNLLPLTSYSYVFDGQLGSLDHALGSATLALQKTGAEKWHINADEPTVLDYNTEFKTSGLVSSLYSTEPYRSSDHDPVLVGLNLCTTPTISNVVVTQPTCLSATGSVVITATGTGTLEYNLNNIGWQESNTFSGLTSGNYILVVRSKANTSCSTTYASNPVVVNAAPLVPSVFNVSGGGGKCSGNNGNGVVPSFTITLSGSQTNVNYQLLRNGSPVGSAVAGTGSSLTFTQTEQGAYTVSATSTTGCTSAMTGEAIIYTNSRPDKFKVSGGGNYCVGSAGVEVGMEDSEAGVNYLLKKNNVSTGILVAGTGSAISFGLQPAGTYTVDAINAATGCDANMNGSAVVLAKNCNGRVGAETFDSDDSSDENVWAAIAPNPVIGREFTLLVKGMAGKTVEWQLLNVQGTVAISSRFVSGSNAHRQTLAVPQLAAGSYLLNVQSSGKSLTLKVMKAE
- a CDS encoding DUF6691 family protein, whose protein sequence is MSFQQVSPPIEQDEQPFACEAPNDMAQPESWVSNIKYLIVGVLFGIVFVKAEIISWFRIQEMFRLQSFHMYGVIGSAVVVGMISVFLIKKFNIKTLSGETVQFHPKKFQRGQIYGGLIFGLGWAITGACPGPLFAQIGSGYMAVIVTLLSAVAGTWAYGYFRDKLPN